The Bdellovibrio sp. NC01 genome includes the window TGATAATAAGAAAAGAGAGATAGCAATGCTCCCTCTCTTTTTTGAATTAAGTTTTCTTTTGTAAAGATTCATAATTCTCAATTTCTCAATTTCTCAATTTCTATATTTCAGGAGTTTCTAAGATAGAAACTAAGTCCCGATTGAATTGATCCGCTTGTTCAAGTGGGTAATAGTGACCGACGTCGGGCACAATCTTAAAGCTCGCGTGAGGTATCGCGTGACTCAAGGTACGGACGGCTTCCAGGGGAACAGCTTGGTCTGAAGCCCCGGCAAAAACGAACGTAGGAACTTGGATCTCTTTAAGTGAATCTAAAATATTCCAGTTGAAGATTCCTTCAGAGTCGCGAAGGCTCGCCAAGTAACTTTCCTTAGTGAAGTTGTCTTGTGTGCGAAAGACTGAATTTAGGTATTCAAATATTTCTGGTTTCTCTGTTTTCGTTCTTTCTGAAAGAGATCCTTGAAGCATAAATCCAAAAGCGGCTTCGAAGCGCTCTTGATACGCTT containing:
- a CDS encoding alpha/beta fold hydrolase, which translates into the protein MPFAQQSGVNIYFETYGSGTPVVLLHPFSTNRYFWSRQIFTLAQKHRVIVIDLRGHGLSDKPASGYSIPKLALDVEAVLKAVGDEKAVVVGVSVGGMIAMQLALQSPQYVKALVLISCGTNLAPYVPAVALQAYQERFEAAFGFMLQGSLSERTKTEKPEIFEYLNSVFRTQDNFTKESYLASLRDSEGIFNWNILDSLKEIQVPTFVFAGASDQAVPLEAVRTLSHAIPHASFKIVPDVGHYYPLEQADQFNRDLVSILETPEI